The genomic stretch CAGACATCTGCAGATACTTTCTGGGGCTTCAAACATTGAGCTCCAGCAACAATGGACATCTTCCTCACCTCAGATATGAGTTCACCTTTCGTAGGGCTTCACTGTgatcctcaccaatgtcttcgcTTGTGCTACATGATACAATGCTCAGTTAAATGCTAAAGTGATGTTAAGAGAATTTCCTTTCAGTCCTTGAAATCGATCAGTTGTATGAATCTGGAATAAAAACCTtaatacaatttttaaaaaaaaaaaaagattttccaTGGAACTACTCCAAGGTTTTTTCTAAAAAACATATTTTCAAACATCTTTTATTAAATTATTACCACTGAGAGGGAGGAAAAACACATATTACTTTTGTTATGACAGTATCCTATGCAGCTGGGAATGATTTATTCCAGGTGGTAATGATGAGCATCAACTCACTATGTTTCCAATAATAAAGCATTTTAAACCGGACCATACAAGTGAGTCTTCTGCAGTGTTGATTTTGTTAACTTGCAAGTTCACATCATAACTACAGATATGGGAGACTTTTCAGCCCATCTCTGAATGGTTCCCACAGTTCTCCTTGGCACCCTTTCACCACCCCCTCATCCACACTCTAATTACTTCTTCATTGGTTGCAGGGATTTCACAACTACCACAATGCATGATCATACTGCATGAAGTTAAACTTACTAGTCTTTGATTGTAATGTGTCTATTACCACATCTTAAATTTAAAAGTGTGTATCAGgtatcttttttttcccccaaatagCTTACCATCTTGAATCTACACAGGGATGTTTGTCAAATGAGTAGAATTCAAACTTGATTTTAATAGAAGATATGTGTGTATCTTGAGAAATCAGTTTGCACCATAACTGTTTTCCTCTCACATTGCCAAGACAAATTTTAATTCCCAACCAACCACTATCTCACCAACCCACCAAGAGGTCCACGGGTCCCTCAGAATGCCTGAGATCCTAGAACATCAAATATTAACTACGTGGCTACCTGCACTGCTTTCAGTGTTCACTCACCTCCCTTGTTTCCCACAACTGTGATGGAATACTGACATGTTCCCTTTAAGGTTCAATTGTCCAAACTGGGATCACTTCGGTATATAGATTGCTGTTAAAGAGACCTACTTGTACTTGCAGAAATCTGAATATCAGAACAACCAGCATGCCTGGCCAAACCTTCTCTTTTTATTCAGGCTCAGTGAAGCGTTATAGAATCAAGTCATAATTTGAATAACACAAATCTGAATGAGATTGGGGGTGAAGGCAAAAGAGAGTGCAGGTGCTGGAATGGGGAACAAAGGGCAGAATGATGGTACAATTCAGCgtcaagcagcatccgtggaggcaaAAGCTAACCTGTAAGTGGACAGTTCAGGTCCAGATCCTGCATCAGGCTGCATGTTTTCCACCCAGCAGTGTTGTCAAATATTAAATGGATCAATTTTCTTTATCTCATCTCAAGCGGAAAGAAGTGCATTATGGAACACAATATTTAAAATGCAGATGATTTGTGTAAACATACATTTGGTTAAATATTAACGCTTTTAACACGTCAGAATACAGCTCCTGTTTGCATTCTCATGATATAAAGCTCAGGATGTCTGAGTGACGCGTGAACGTGAGTGCACATCGATACGCAAATACAGAGAACAGTGGAAAAAGTTCCTTTCTGGTTTGATGTACTCCGGTGCGCACCCCTTTAGTTAATCTAATAATTATTGCCACTCAAGTAATAGAAAAATGTCTAAAAAGTTGAATGTTGTGCAAGGCGGCTGCGAATAATACCGCGTCTTGCGTCATCCAACGGCTTCGTGAGGCCCAGGACACTTGCGCTGTGTAGTAAGCAGTGTGCGGAAGATAACTTCAgtgacataaaatgctggaatctggaggaatAAACCtactgctggatgaactcagagaTCATGCAGAATCCGCAAAGACAGAGGCATAGTTGATCCATGCACCAGTCCCGTgtagggtctcgacctgaagagTCGACCACCCCtttgcctctacagatgctgtttgatagatagatagatagatagatagatagatagatagatactttattcatccccatggggaaattcaacattttttccaatgtcccatacacttgttgtagcaaaaactcattacatacaatacttaactcagtaataatatgatatgcatctaaatcactatctcaaaaagcattaataatagctttaaaaaaagttcttaagtcctggcagttgaattgtaaagcctaatggcattggggagtattgacctcttcatcctgtctgaggagcattgcatcgacagtaacctgtcgctgaaactgcttctctgtctctggatggtgctatgtagaggatgttcagggttttccataattgaccgtagcctactcagcgcccttcgctcagctaccgatgttaaactctccagtactttgcccacgacagagcccgccttccttatcagcttattaagacgtgaggcgtccttcttcttaatgcttcctccccaacacgccaccacaaagaagagggcgctctcaacaactgacctatagaacatcttcagcatctcactgcagacattgaatgacgccaaccttctaaggaagtacagtcgactctgtgccttcctgcacaaggcatctgtgttggcagtccagtctagcttctcgtccaactgtactcccagatacttgtaggtcttaacctgctccacacattctccattaatgatcactggctccatatgaggcctagatctcctaaagtccaccaccatctccttggtcttggtgacattgagacgcaggtagtttgagttgcaccatatcacaaagtcctgtatcagtttcctatactcctcctcctgtccattcctgacacaccccactatggccgtgtcatcagcgaacttctgcacatggcaggactccgagttatattggaagtcagatgtgtacagggtgaacaggaccggagagagtacggttccctgtggcgctcctgtgctgctgaccactgtgtcagacctacagtctcccaaccgcacatactgaggtctatctgtcaagtagtccactatccaatccaccatgtgagagtctactcccatctccgttagtttgtgctttaagatcttgggctggatggtgttaaaggcactagagaagtcaaggaatgtaatcctcacagcacaactgaccccatctaggtgagagagtgatttgtgcagcaaatacgtgatagcatcctccactcccaccttctccttatacgcaaactgtcGTGTTCCTCCCGCAGTTTTATTCCCCGCATAGAAGACTGGTTTGTAAATCTCCACATCATGAAGCACAAGACACCGCAGCAACTGCATCTGAATTTATCATCACCTGCGTGTATATTGAAGACAAGGCTACGTAGCAAATCGGAAGATGGAGAAAGTCTTTGCTCTGATATAGATTCACTATTGAAAGTAATTGACCCACTACCAACATGCGTTGCTGTCTATAGAAAGCGGGATTCCGCGATCTCTTCGCTCTTGTAACAGgagaaaatattttgttttgcaaACCCTGTTAATAAGATAAGACTATAGATATTAAGACACTTGTCCTGTCCATCCTGGCTTGTGGAGACTAAAGGGATCGTGCAACTGGTTCCTAAAATATATCCCCTCAAATGCATCAACTGGGAGCTCGGAGTAAGAACTGCTAATTTCAGGGGCAGTGTTTCGGGTTAATTGCCAGCCACACTTCTTGGTCATAAAGTAAATTGCACGGATAATGTACAGCCAGAATGGTTATTGCTCATGCTACTTTTCCATTCAGTTTATTGATCACTCGGATTACAACCCGCACAAGATCAGATTACTTTTTGTTAGTAATGATTTGAAGAACTCTCATGAATACAATTTATCTCCTATACCCTGTAGTTCAGTCTTCAAATAAAATTAACCTTTAAATCAATATTCTTGCATGTATTTCCAATGTCGCGAGTTACCTGTGATCTTAGTAAAACATCATAAGAATTTCCCTGAATTTCGTCTCCAGTAAAACGATTTCCTCCCCTTTTTCACTTAAGTAATTCCGCTGAATATCCGGCACCTGATAGTATGTGTATTAATATATGAAGCATTTTCCGATTCCTTTGTACATTACATCGGTTAGTACTTATGAAGCACATAGTCTAATTATACTTTTGGAAGCTGGGTTATCAAGAGCCGCGCATTAGAAAGCTGGAAAGGATGGTTAAATCACGAAAATGCACAACTGCAAGACGTTTACCCAGCCTCAAAAAGGAAATGTGGCTTTCTTCTTGAAGTTAGAAATTTCTAAATCCGCCGTATTTGCCTTAGTATTTGTTCAGAAAACGAGTTCCAAATGTTGCCATGGTGAACCGAGTTCATGTAACCGATCCGAACCCAGGCTGCCTATAGGTGGCAATATGCAACTGTAAGTCAGCCGGCCACTTCCACTCGCCCTTCCCTcttcaggaatcagaatcaggtttattatcactgacaagtgCAAAGTTTGTTGCTGGGCAATATATCAAAATTATAAGTTATAATAACAAACATGTACAAATAAATAGCACATTAAGAGagcaaaatattgaggtagtgttcatgaaatctgatggcagaggggaagtaacCGCTCCTAAAACATTgcgtgtgtcttcagtctcctgtacctccttcctgatggcagtaatgagaagggcaatgtcctggatggtgagtgtccccAGAGGTGGCTGGCTGGATGCAGCCTTTTGAAGAGATCTTCGATGGTGGGGatgctagtgcccacgatggggTGGGAGCTCCTCCTTATCTTCACAGTCTCCCCCCCCCCTGGTCATCTAGAGAGCGGAAGGAGTGGCAGCACCCAAATGTTTGCAAAAGCAAACAGCAAAACTCATTTACGGATCAGTAGGAAGACTGATCAATCTCCAACACCTTCTGTTGCACGTAAAATATCTCATAAAATGAACTGCAATTTAAAAACAAACATTCAAGTATTTTCCTCCGTGGCTATCTTACTTGGACATAAATAGTACTTTGTAGTATGTTCTGAACTATTGATACCAATACCACGTTTATTGAAAATGATTTAATTTTTATTGGCTGGTGAACTTCCTTCATAAATTGTGTATCTCTTAAAGATTTCCTATGTTGATACAATTTTAGGGCGGTTCCAAATTTCGACTTAAAATACTGTATTTTCATTACTTGTTACTTTGCAGAAGACAAGAATTTGAAAGGACAAATAGGCGCCCACCCAAGTAACCAGCAAAACTGATAAGAGTCGTGAATAGAAAATAACTAGGGAGATAAAAAATGCCCACTCTGTCAGAGGTAGATGGATGGACAGAGCGGGGAAGGGTTAGAGTGAGGAATAGACAGGCACTATCTGACTGACTGATTTCTGTTGGGCCAAATGAAGCATTTTAACCAAAAAATGCCTAACAGAATAAGTAGATGTCCCCTCCAATTTGTCATGTCTGTCTTTTTTATAGAACTGTCCCATGCCTGTCATAACGATCTCCAAATGACTGAAATGTTTCCTCTTACAACTCTGCAGCACCTGAAACAACCGCGCGGCTCAGCGGCCGCTCAGCTCTTTCTTCATCCTCTTCCCCATATTGTTATGTCTGTGTGAATGAACACAGATCCATTTCGCTATTTATGTCCCGGAAAAGTGTCACTGGATTATTCTAAAAGCATCGTGGGCCAAAGAGTCTTCCGGGGCTAATCATTCtcaaagacattaaacaataggAATTATTATGCACGGCTTCGCAGAAAACTATCACGAGTTATCATCATAAATCAGAAATTCGTGGATATAAAATAAACAATTTATTATTCTAATTGTGTTCCAACATTTGGAATAATGGGTGTTTGAGAATAAAATCCTTTGGGTATTCATTGCGTGGGATAGGTCAGCTCTACTGCACTGTACTAACCATGAGAAATTTGGCTGTACAGTTGATAGAAGAAACATTGCCACTTGTCACACTATTGATTTGCACTATTTCCAACGCAACACCTACAAATTTGATTTTGACAATGGACTTCAAACAGATCTAATCATGTTCATAAATTGGTTAATGCCGGGAGgaataattttaaattaaatgcAACTAAAGATATCTTGaactgaaaataaaattgaagcttTGTTTTAAACATTACTCGTTTCTTGAAAGATACGATCATCCATCATCTTTAAGATTTGGGGTTATTTAATTCTATGGGCAATTTGGGGTCAACAAGAAACTAATCTGAACGTGGATTTATGATTTTTTTGTTCAAGGGACTGAAATTGGTCCGgtcacatttctttccctttTTTCTCTGACATTTTCATGTACCGGAGCGGATTTGCGTCACAAGTACAACTTGCGAGACGAGATAAAGTTGCACAAATATTGAAAACGGAAGTTCTACCAGTCATTATAAAGTTTTTCTCCGGAAGAAATAATGATTTCTGCTGTATCCTAAAATACTAAACGGGCTCTATTTTAAGAAAATCTAACAGGCATATCCGCTCATTTACTTCGCGTTCAAGCACATCAAAACAGGATGGCTATCAACGATGTGAACTTAATAGAGCTCGACATttcctccactgtgaagattgGTCCAGGGAAAAACAGCCTTTATATATTTGCCGTTGAAACAAATACTTAAGAATGCACATAAAACAAGGTGTTTTCCATTGTTACTGAATCCCATGAAAACAATTCATTTGTAATTGCTATTGTCATTAAACCAATCGAAGTGGGTTAAGGTTAGAGATGCAGGGCAATTGCGTATGTTTCGATAATGCACTATTGTTATAACGTCAACTGCAGGAGGTTAAGGTTAAATGTAAATCAGCTGCATTGTAAGGTTAGGAGGCGGTGTTGGCCGACACACAGAATGGGGCTGTTCTTTGAAATCGAGATGAACATTTACTCTTAACAGTGTGAAGAATTTATATTAGATAGTTCTCTGGCATCGGAAATGTCAATATTTAAGCATTTTCAAACTTTGATATGTAATGTTTCTGTAGATGTGAAGTTTGTTCTTTACATACAGCATTCATATTACATTTTTAAACAAGCATTTTCGTTTTCCCGCTAAAGATTCTCTGCTGGAATAAGACATTAATGACACAGGGTGCTCTCTGTAGCCTCCCAAAGAtcttattaatttattttgtaacataatatttttaaaatcaaGTCGAGTATCATTCGAAAGTTAAAGGTACAAAATCAAGACGTAAATATTTTAATATTCGTAATTAAATCAAAACTTCTGAATTAGTAAATGGAGTCTTCGAGTTGTTGACTTGTACCTTGTTCTGTCAAGTATAGAGAAGTTTACAAATTCTGAGTGGCCTTGCGGGTAAAAAGTAAAACTGTGGTAAAAGAATCCTCAAGGTTCAGGAAAATTTGCACCATTTACCTCAATTTTAATCATTTGAAACTATTACCAAATCTGATTGTTGACGCAATTGCAACACGCATTGTTGCAATTGCGTGTGTCAAACTACTTTAAAATTAATTCTGCTTCAAGTGAATTACAGTTGCAAAGCCTGACAGACATCTTCAGTTGCAGCTGCAGTGCAGTGGGCGGAGTCACGGCTCCAAGGGCCTCCGTGCCATTGGGTGTGCTGGGAGCAGAGGCAGCCAATCACAGTTGAACAGTGGCAACTTCTTCCCAAGCCTACTTGAACTCTTTGCCAAATGTGCAGATGAGTTTTAGGAAAGTTTCGAGTTCGCAAAGTCaagttccccccctcccccaaaatAAGTCTATTTCAGATCGTATCTTCGCATTTACATCCTAGTTGTTAAAAACAAACCGAGGGAGGATTGCACAATGTACACCGCAGGACTCGCTCCGTATTACGCCAGTAATTTCAGTCTCTGGTCTGCCTACTGTTCGAATAGCTTGTTGGATTCGGTGAAGAAACCTTCCTTCTGTATCGCGGACATTCTGCATCTGAGCGACACCGAGAACATGCCGGCTGCCCTGCCAGGATCGTCGGCCGTCGTGGCTCACATGAGCGGACACCACAACATGCAACCTTCGGGCTCCCCTCTGCGCCCTACGCCCGTAGCCCCAGAGCATATGGGCGGCTTCGCTCAGAGACCTTCCCCGGCTTCTTCCTACCATCGAGCCCCGGCCATATGTACTTCTTCATCGCCCCGGATCCAGCTGGCAGCCAGCTCAGTGCAACAGCTTCCCGCGCTCTCCAGCAAGGACCTTAAATTCGGTATTGATCGCATCTTGTCCGCCGATTCAGACTTTAAACTGAAGGAATGCAGCACTTTACGAGGTAAGGGCGGCTCAGACCAAACAGGCTGTTTAGCATCAGTAGCAACGTTGAATTAAAATGACACGTTTTACAAGGTAAAATCTATGACGAAGAGATTTCGGGAAATTAATAGGAAATCTGGATTGTTCGCTGCGTTGGTTACACCATCACTTAGTCTCTGTTCGTGCAGTTTGTCTGTGGCTGCGAAAAGTAgttggcgtgtgtgtgtgtgtgtgtggggggggggattgtttgGGATATAATGTTTGAAATGACAAGAGCCAGTCAACTGCACAATGAAGGTGCGTTTTGTCATTGCCAGTATCTCTACATTATAAATTTCGATTGCTTTAATTGCTATGGAAGTTCCAGATGACGTGGCCACTAGACAGATAAGATAACTATCGTCTTTAGGAATTAACAGAACTGAATTTAAGACTACTTTAGAATGCAGCAACTTATCCACATACCCTGTTCCCCATTTGCTATCGCAGATCTTACCTCTCTAATGGCCCCAAGTCGCCGGTCTGGACTCCACCTCTCTGTGCAGAGTTCCGCCAACCAGTTCTTTGCGTCGCTGGACCCTGGACTTGGTGAGCCTACCTCAGTTTTGAACTCCAGAAGCTCGAACCAGCAACATTATCAGGATTCATTTCCAGGTTAATAACTCAATTCGCCAATTTTTGCCGCAGACAACACACGCCTATTTGGTTAAAAGATTCCAACATTAGAAGGTGGTTATTCCACAGCTAGTATTAAATCTTGGGAAATGGTTAAAATGAATGAAGATAACTAGGGAAATGTCACCAACCCAAAAAAATGCGAGGGAATCACGCGCTTTTAGCGTATTTTTTCCTGTCatatttattaaatatattttacGATTTATTAAAACAGATTAGAGTCCAGATATTTAAATTTGGCACAACTGAAATATACTGAATAAAAAGCGATAAGCAGAGCTAGACGTGCGTTTAAAAACATCGCTTTCAGTTTGCAGTAGTGGAACTGTCCAGCTACATATTTCAGTTCCCGATTCACCAAAATAGTCAAAAGGCTATTTGTTGGCCTTTGGTAAACTTTAAGTTACGCATCACATTATAAgtatttgttttgttgttgtagAAATAGGGAAGAACTTGCAACATTAACTCTGATGCTACACTTTATTTTAACTAGCAGGGCCTTACGCCGTTCTAACGAAAGACACAATGCCCCAGACGTACAAAAGGAAACGATCTTGGTCCAGAGCTGTATTCTCTAATCTGCAAAGAAAAGGTCTGGAGAAAAGATTTGAGATTCAGAAATACGTGACTAAACCTGACCGGAAGCAGCTGGCGGCGATGCTGGGATTGACAGATGCACAGGTTAGTAGCTGTTGGTGTTTAAACTGATCGGAAAACTTATCAGGACAAAATAGTTTTATTAAAACTTGTTACAAAACCATTTGgaatagaatttttaagagggagatttttttttttaaacggtgAGAATGTCGCAGCCAGTGCAGCAGTTGGGTAGAGGACCCAATTTACGCTGTGTACGTGTGGGTTGACGTCCTCTCCTTCATACCCACCATTTCAGTAGTACTAGAATGCAGTACTGTCCACACAATTAAAAGGTGCAACGCAGCTCTCTAGAAACTGCTAAATAGTGATACGCCGCTTTTGAGTTAAAGCTCTTAGTATAGAGGAAGTGGTAACTTGTGAAAACGGGGCAGCGTTTTGTAACGTGGGTGCGCGCAAGAGACTGAAGCTAAAAAGCAGGGTTGTGTCACAGTCTGAGCAGACAAAAATATACTGAACTTTAATGTTTTTCCCCTTTTCAAATTTGGGCGATTTAGGTGAAAGTGTGGTTTCAGAACAGGCGGATGAAGTGGAGGCACTCGAAGGAAGCTCAAGcacagaaggagaaggagaaagagCAAGTGGAGAAGGCAAACTCTCTGGAGCAAGAACAGCGAGTCAGGGAAAACCAGAGTGATAGTGAGAAAAGTGACTCTGAATCTACGGATATTAATGAGAAAGACACCGAGGTTAACAGCTCTGCAGATCATAAGACAACAGTCATCAGATCAGGTCTCGGCCCCTTAAGTACTGCCGCACCACAGCAAAGCGTCTCACCAGTACAAAGTGCCCCAACATCTCCGTCGCAAATTTTGCTATAAATGTGAACATTATTTTAGCGCCCTTCCCCAACGGGATTACCACGAGGTAAAGGACATTTCAGAAGATGAGAGTAAGTTATATTATTGCGAAAGGAAGGCGAAAAGTGATCATACTCAGCTTCCTACTTGTAAATTGCAAATATGTAAATATTGTTTGACACTTGAAATGGTATTCTTGTTTAAAAATCGCCTTTGAAAGTGAATGTTCTTGTATTTTAAGTTTTGATATTGATTTTCAATTGCTTACTGTATACCCAGCTGGATTTTTTAAAAGAGGTACAGGATTTATAAATACTCACCACCTCGTTTGAGCTATCACTATGTATTAACATTGAGAAAAACAGCCATTTCCTTTTTCCAGGTCTGTTTACCCAGTGATGTCCTTTCAATGCCAGCTGATTCAAAAGATTGCACTGATCGTAAATACATCTAATAAATTGGGTATACTGGTTTAAAGAACGCTTCGTTGTACTTGTTGGCTTTTAGCCATCTTGTGACCTACCG from Hemitrygon akajei chromosome 7, sHemAka1.3, whole genome shotgun sequence encodes the following:
- the hlx1 gene encoding H2.0-like homeobox protein isoform X1, with protein sequence MYTAGLAPYYASNFSLWSAYCSNSLLDSVKKPSFCIADILHLSDTENMPAALPGSSAVVAHMSGHHNMQPSGSPLRPTPVAPEHMGGFAQRPSPASSYHRAPAICTSSSPRIQLAASSVQQLPALSSKDLKFGIDRILSADSDFKLKECSTLRDLTSLMAPSRRSGLHLSVQSSANQFFASLDPGLGEPTSVLNSRSSNQQHYQDSFPAGPYAVLTKDTMPQTYKRKRSWSRAVFSNLQRKGLEKRFEIQKYVTKPDRKQLAAMLGLTDAQVKVWFQNRRMKWRHSKEAQAQKEKEKEQVEKANSLEQEQRVRENQSDSEKSDSESTDINEKDTEVNSSADHKTTVIRSGLGPLSTAAPQQSVSPVQSAPTSPSQILL
- the hlx1 gene encoding H2.0-like homeobox protein isoform X5, with the protein product MYTAGLAPYYASNFSLWSAYCSNSLLDSVKKPSFCIADILHLSDTENMPAALPGSSAVVAHMSGHHNMQPSGSPLRPTPVAPEHMGGFAQRPSPASSYHRAPAICTSSSPRIQLAASSVQQLPALSSKDLKFGIDRILSADSDFKLKECSTLRAGPYAVLTKDTMPQTYKRKRSWSRAVFSNLQRKGLEKRFEIQKYVTKPDRKQLAAMLGLTDAQVKVWFQNRRMKWRHSKEAQAQKEKEKEQVEKANSLEQEQRVRENQSDSEKSDSESTDINEKDTEVNSSADHKTTVIRSGLGPLSTAAPQQSVSPVQSAPTSPSQILL
- the hlx1 gene encoding H2.0-like homeobox protein isoform X3, translated to MYTAGLAPYYASNFSLWSAYCSNSLLDSVKKPSFCIADILHLSDTENMPAALPGSSAVVAHMSGHHNMQPSGSPLRPTPVAPEHMGGFAQRPSPASSYHRAPAICTSSSPRIQLAASSVQQLPALSSKDLKFGIDRILSADSDFKLKECSTLRDLTSLMAPSRRSGLHLSVQSSANQFFASLDPGLAGPYAVLTKDTMPQTYKRKRSWSRAVFSNLQRKGLEKRFEIQKYVTKPDRKQLAAMLGLTDAQVKVWFQNRRMKWRHSKEAQAQKEKEKEQVEKANSLEQEQRVRENQSDSEKSDSESTDINEKDTEVNSSADHKTTVIRSGLGPLSTAAPQQSVSPVQSAPTSPSQILL
- the hlx1 gene encoding H2.0-like homeobox protein isoform X4 codes for the protein MYTAGLAPYYASNFSLWSAYCSNSLLDSVKKPSFCIADILHLSDTENMPAALPGSSAVVAHMSGHHNMQPSGSPLRPTPVAPEHMGGFAQRPSPASSYHRAPAICTSSSPRIQLAASSVQQLPALSSKDLKFGIDRILSADSDFKLKECSTLRDLTSLMAPSRRSGLHLSVQSSANQFFASLDPGLGPYAVLTKDTMPQTYKRKRSWSRAVFSNLQRKGLEKRFEIQKYVTKPDRKQLAAMLGLTDAQVKVWFQNRRMKWRHSKEAQAQKEKEKEQVEKANSLEQEQRVRENQSDSEKSDSESTDINEKDTEVNSSADHKTTVIRSGLGPLSTAAPQQSVSPVQSAPTSPSQILL
- the hlx1 gene encoding H2.0-like homeobox protein isoform X2, whose translation is MYTAGLAPYYASNFSLWSAYCSNSLLDSVKKPSFCIADILHLSDTENMPAALPGSSAVVAHMSGHHNMQPSGSPLRPTPVAPEHMGGFAQRPSPASSYHRAPAICTSSSPRIQLAASSVQQLPALSSKDLKFGIDRILSADSDFKLKECSTLRDLTSLMAPSRRSGLHLSVQSSANQFFASLDPGLGEPTSVLNSRSSNQQHYQDSFPGPYAVLTKDTMPQTYKRKRSWSRAVFSNLQRKGLEKRFEIQKYVTKPDRKQLAAMLGLTDAQVKVWFQNRRMKWRHSKEAQAQKEKEKEQVEKANSLEQEQRVRENQSDSEKSDSESTDINEKDTEVNSSADHKTTVIRSGLGPLSTAAPQQSVSPVQSAPTSPSQILL